Proteins from a genomic interval of Papaver somniferum cultivar HN1 chromosome 4, ASM357369v1, whole genome shotgun sequence:
- the LOC113275176 gene encoding peptidyl-tRNA hydrolase ICT1, mitochondrial-like translates to MMTTNMITREIARISPLFFKPNPVVPWTLVRFNGVVGCNPIISYGRIVCMASDASSEKKMSSRLSQVNQFMQEAEERASAAGNEPIPKITIDHVTVSFARSGGPGGQNVNKVNTKVDMRFNVNKADWLSDRVKEKIMSMEKNRMNKDGELVISSTRTRTQKGNIEDALEKLQAIIDAASYVPPPPSAEQKKKIAKMAAIGEQKRLQSKKALSQKKDFRRSRDGWD, encoded by the exons ATGATGACTACAAACATGATTACTAGAGAAATTGCccgtatctctccattattctttaAACCTAATCCAGTAGTTCCATGGACattagtgagattcaatggagTTGTTGGTTGCAACCCTATTATCAGCTATGGAAGAATTGTATGTATGGCTTCAGATGCTTCCAGTGAGAAGAAGATGTCATCACGTTTATCTCAGGTTAATCAATTTATGCAAGAAGCCGAAGAAAGAGCTTCTGCTGCTGGAAATGAACCTATTCCTAAAATCACTATAG ACCATGTTACTGTTAGTTTTGCAAGAAGTGGCGGGCCTGGTGGTCAGAATGTCAATAAAG TGAACACCAAGGTCGATATGCGTTTCAATGTGAATAAGGCTGACTGGCTGAGCGACAGAGTCAAAGAGAAGATTATGTCTATG GAGAAGAATCGGATGAACAAAGATGGGGAGCTTGTGATTTCTTCTACAAGAACTAGAACGCAGAA GGGTAACATAGAAGATGCTTTGGAGAAACTGCAG GCCATCATTGATGCTGCTTCATATGTCCCACCACCCCCTTCAGCAGAGCAGAAGAAAAAGATTGCTAAGAT GGCTGCTATTGGAGAACAAAAGAGACTACAGAGCAAGAAAGCCCTCTCGCAAAAGAAAGATTTCAGGAGATCCCGTGATGGTTGGGATTGA
- the LOC113275175 gene encoding protein SUPPRESSOR OF QUENCHING 1, chloroplastic-like produces MALRLLMPSLTKKASIPVCYPCFSKLNSLSFFSSESSLIHQLRRESLVSSRQCRKHIRKSITTSCLKLEEQNVSETENKWGKVSAVLFDMDGVLCDSEEPSRMAGVDLFAEMGVEVTAEDFAPFTGTGEANFLGGVASLKGVEGFDTEVAKKRFFEIYLSKFTKPDSGIGFPGALELITECKKNGLKVAVASSADRIKVDANLAAAGLPLSMFDAIVSADAFENLKPAPDIFLAASKYLNVPLSECIVIEDALAGVQAAKAAHMRCIAVTTSLPEETLKQAGPALIKKEIQNISIQDILGGGGVSGCDNDAQYVSSVVQTSGEMFQDNIEGVSSTNTQSSKEEILAAGGFQGSRRNILKYASLGIALSCVAFAVSNWKAMQYTSPKAIQNLLFGVSRPTFGQNEGQAQSARVQQFVNYIADVEARGSAQIVPEFPSRLDWINTAPLQLRKDLKGKVVLLDFWTYCCINCMHVLPDLDYLEKKYKDQPFTVVGVHSAKFDNEKDLEAIRNAVLRYDITHPVVNDGDMYLWRELGVSSWPTFAIVSPSGKLLAQIAGEGRRKDLDDLVEAALLFYGEKEILDSTPLPLTLEKDNDPRLLTSPLKFPGKLAVDLLNNKLFIADSNHNRIVVTDLEGNFVVQIGSTGEEGLQDGTFDTATFNRPQGLAYNPRKNCLYVADTENHALREIDFVNELVKTLAGNGTKGSDYKGGRKGTTQLLNSPWDVCFESTSEMVYIALAGQHQIWEHNTSDGVTRAFSGDGYERNLNGPNSSSSSFAQPSGISLYPGKMEIYVADSESSSVRVLDLKTGGTKLLAGGDPVFSDNLFKFGDHDGVGSDVLLQHPLGVLCAKDGQVYVADSYNHKIKRLDPTSKRVVTLAGTGRAGFKDGSALSAQLSEPAGLVDAGNGRLLIADTNNSEIRYIDLNDQDPKLLTLELKGVQPPTKKPRSLKRLRRRSSDDTKSITVDGGSSAEGNLYLKLSVPEGYHFSKEARSKFTVELEPENSVVIEPLDGTLSPDGSASLHFKRPSTSPAVGRIYCKVYYCKEDEVCLYQSVAFEVPFREEVPNSATAEIILPFMVQPRIPGGGLELPAAR; encoded by the exons ATGGCGTTACGATTGTTGATGCCATCGCTTACCAAGAAAGCTTCAATTCCTGTTTGTTATCCATGTTTCTCGAAGTTAAATTCGTTATCCTTCTTTAGTTCTGAGTCGAGTTTGATTCATCAATTGCGAAGAGAAAGTTTAGTGAGTTCTCGCCAATGTAGAAAGCATATTAGGAAGAGTATTACTACATCTTGTTTGAAACTAGAAGAGCAAAATGTTAGTGAAACTGAAAATAAGTGGGGGAAAGTATCGGCTGTGTTGTTCGATATGGATGGTGTTCTTTGTGATAGTGAAGAACCATCTCGAATGGCTGGGGTTGATTTGTTTGCGGAGATGGGAGTGGAAGTTACAGCTGAAGATTTTGCACCTTTTACTGGAACTG GGGAGGCAAATTTTCTAGGAGGTGTTGCTTCTCTGAAGGGAGTTGAGGGATTTGATACTGAGGTGGCAAAGAAGCGTTTTTTTGAAATATATCTTAGTAAG TTTACAAAACCAGACTCTGGAATAGGATTTCCTGGTGCTCTTGAACTCATCACAGAG TGTAAAAAAAATGGTCTGAAAGTAGCCGTTGCTTCCAGTGCTGATCGGATCAAGGTTGACGCAAATTTAGCAGCTGCTGGTTTACCTTTATCAAT GTTTGATGCAATTGTATCAGCAGATGCGTTTGAAAATTTGAAACCTGCGCCAGATATTTTTTTAGCTGCGTCAAAATACTTGAATGTGCCCCTTTCTGAG TGTATTGTCATTGAGGATGCACTAGCTGGAGTTCAAGCTGCAAAAGCTGCACATATGAG ATGTATAGCTGTGACAACATCATTACCAGAAGAAACTCTGAAACAAGCTGGCCCAGCTCTTATCAAGAAGGAGATCCAAAATATCTCAATTCAAGACAttcttggtggtggtggtgtttctggttgtgata ATGATGCTCAGTATGTTTCTTCTGTGGTTCAAACTTCCGGGGAGATGTTTCAAGATAACATAGAAGGTGTTTCATCCACGAATACACAATCTAGCAAGGAGGAAATCCTTGCTGCTGGAGG GTTTCAGGGTTCTCGACGAAATATCTTGAAATATGCAAGTTTGGGTATTGCTCTGTCTTGTGTCGCTTTCGCAGTCAGCAATTGGAAG GCAATGCAGTATACGTCTCCAAAAGCTATTCAGAACTTGTTGTTTGGGGTCAGCCGTCCTACTTTTGGACAGAATGAAG GACAAGCACAATCCGCAAGAGTCCAACAATTTGTGAATTACATAGCAGATGTGGAGGCCAG GGGGTCTGCTCAAATTGTGCCTGAGTTTCCATCTAGACTTGATTGGATTAATACAGCTCCACTTCAGTTGCGCAAG GATTTGAAAGGAAAGGTTGTGTTGTTGGACTTTTGGACCTATTGCTGTATAAACTGTATGCATGTGCTTCCAGACCTAGATTATTTGGAGAAAAAGTATAAGGATCAGCCA TTCACTGTCGTTGGGGTGCATTCAGCTAAATTTGACAACGAGAAGGATCTAGAAGCTATTCGGAATGCGGTGTTACGCTATGACATCACTCACCCA GTTGTGAACGATGGAGATATGTATTTATGGAGAGAATTAGGTGTAAGTTCATGGCCCACTTTTGCTATCGTTAGTCCCAGTGGTAAGCTCTTAGCACAAATAGCAGGCGAAGGTCGTCGTAAG GATCTTGATGACTTAGTGGAGGCGGCTCTTTTGTTTTACGGTGAGAAAGAGATCTTAGACAGCACTCCTCTTCCTCTGACATTGGAGAAGGACAATGATCCACGTTTATTGACGTCTCCACTAAAGTTTCCTGGCAAGCTGGCAGTTGATCTTTTAAACAATAAGTTATTTATTGCAGACAGTAACCATAACCGCATT GTTGTAACAGACCTAGAGGGTAATTTTGTTGTTCAAATTGGAAGTACGGGCGAGGAGGGTCTACAGGATGGTACTTTCGATACTGCCACTTTCAACCGTCCTCAG GGACTGGCATACAACCCAAGGAAAAATTGTCTATATGTCGCCGACACTGAAAATCATGCCCTGAG GGAGATAGATTTTGTAAATGAGCTGGTGAAGACTCTTGCTGGAAATGGAACCAAAGGTTCCGACTATAAGGGAGGGCGAAAAGGGACCACTCAG ctCCTCAATTCCCCATGGGATGTTTGCTTTGAGTCCACCAGTGAGATGGTTTACATTGCATTGGCTGGTCAGCATCAAATCTGGGAGCATAATACTTCAGATGGAGTTACTAGAGCTTTTAGTGGTGATGGTTATGAAAGAAATTTGAATGGTCCAAA CTCTTCGAGCTCGTCATTTGCACAACCTTCTGGAATTTCACTATACCCTG GTAAGATGGAGATTTATGTTGCGGATAGTGAAAGTAGTTCAGTCAGGGTACTTGACCTGAAAACAGGAGGAACAAAACTGCTAGCTGGAGGTGATCCAGTTTTCTCAGACAATTTATTTAAG TTTGGCGATCATGATGGAGTGGGTTCTGATGTACTACTCCAGCACCCGTTGGGTGTCTTATGTGCAAAAGATGGTCAAGTTTATGTGGCAGATTCTTATAATCACAAG ATCAAGAGACTAGACCCAACGAGTAAGAGAGTGGTCACATTGGCGGGGACTGGACGTGCTGGTTTTAAGGATGGATCTGCTCTATCAGCACAG CTTTCAGAGCCGGCAGGACTTGTTGATGCAGGAAACG GAAGACTTCTGATTGCTGACACAAACAATAGTGAGATCAGATACATAGATTTGAACGACCAGGACCCCAAACTCCTTACTTTAGAGCTAAAAGGAGTTCAgcctcccacaaaaaaacccagGTCCTTGAAACGCCTTAGAAGGCGGTCTTCAGATGACACGAAGAGTATTACGGTCGACGGAGGTTCTTCAGCAGAAGGCAATTTGTATCTTAAACTATCAGTACCTGAAGGATATCATTTTTCTAAG GAAGCAC